The genomic region CCTTTGCCGGTGATCGGTATTCTCAATCATCGGCCGCACGGTCCCTGCTTCAATACCCACATCATTCTGGCCGAGGTGGAACGGGCCATCGACGAGCACGTGGAGGGCGGGCCGCCTTGATTTCCCACGGTGACCCATCTAAGATGAACATTGGTGGACGCGCCGAAATCTCCGCGGCAGCCACCGCAACCTTGACCTACGATTTTTAGCGCACAAGGAACCAACCGTATGAACACCTTGCGAACGATCATTCTCATGACCCTGCTCACCCTCGTCCTGATGCTGGCCGGCGGCGCGATGGGGGGGCGCGGCGGGGCTCTTTTCGCCTTGATCATGGCCGGGGTGATGAACCTCGGCTCCTACTGGTTTTCCGACAAGATCGTCATCAGGATGTACCGTGGCCAGGAGGTCGCGGACGGTCCTCTCTTCGAGGTGGTGCAGGAGCTCTGCCAGAGGAATCGTCTGCCGATGCCCAAGGTCTACATCCTGCCTCAGCCAACCCCCAACGCCTTCGCCACCGGACGCAATCCGCAGCACGCTGCGGTGGCCGCTACCGAAGGTATCCTGCAGATTCTCAGTCGCGAAGAGCTGCTGGGGGTCATGGCGCACGAAATGAGCCACGTCAAGCACCGCGACATCCTCATCGGTTCGGTGGCCGCCACCATCGCCGGCGCCATCGCCTATCTCGCACACATGGCCCAGTGGGCGATGATCTTCGGCGGCGGCCGCGACGACGAGGACAGCAACCCGATCGGTCTCATCCTGATGATGATCTTCGCCCCGATTGCTGCCATGCTGGTGCAGATGGCGATCTCCCGTTCCCGCGAATACGAAGCGGACAAGGGCGGGGCACAGATGTGCGGCAATCCCTTCTATCTTGCCAGCGCCCTGCGCAAGCTCGAAGCGGCCAACACCCGGCGGCCGATGCCGCAGACGAATGAGGCAACCGCCCACATGTTCATCGTCAACCCCCTGCGCGGCGACGGTCTCAAAGCGCTCTTCTCCACCCACCCGCCGGTCGAGGAGCGGGTTCGCCGCCTGGAGAGCCTGCAGCTCGGCTGACGCTGCAGCGCATATTCCGACCACCGGGGGCGTGAACCACACGCCCCCGCTTTATTGCTGCTGAGGATTCCCCCCATGAAAAACATCGATCCACGGCAGCTCGCCTTCGACATCCTTAACCGGGTGGAGGCGGGAGCCTTTTCCGACCTCGCCCTCGATGCCGTGCTGGTGCGCGAGCGGGAGATGGACCCCCGCGACCGCGGCTTGTTGACGGAGCTGGTTTACGGGGTGCTGCGCCAGCGCGGCCCGCTCGACTTCGTCCTCGCGCGCTTTTGCAGCCAGCCGCTGGCAAAAGTCGAACCCAAGGTCCTCAACCTTCTGCGCCTGGGGGCCTATCAGCTGCTCTTCCTCGACCGTGTGCCGGCGCCGGCCGCCGTCGACGAGACGGTCGAAGCGGCCCGAAGGGCCGGGCTCGCACGCGCTACCGGTTTCATCAACGGCATTCTGCGTTCCCTGCTTCGTGCCCGCGATGGAAAGGCGCTTCCAGATCCCGCCGGTGATCCTTTGTCCTACCTGGAGCATGCTCTTTCCCTGCCGGGCTGGCTGGCCAGCCGCTGGCTGGCTGAACTCGGCCGGGAGGAGGCGTTCGCCCTGGCCGACGCCTTGCGCCAACCGGCCCCCTTTGCTCTGCGGGTGAACACCCTGCGGACCGATCGGGAAGCATTTCTGGAGGGACTCGCCCGGACAGGGTTCGAGGCGGTGCCGACAAGCTTCGCCCCGGAGGGGGTGATCGTTGCGGGCCGCGGAGCGAAGCGTCTGCCGGGCGCCGACGAAGGGTGGTTCCAGGTGCAGGACGAAGCGAGCATGCTGATTCCGCACCTGCTGGCGCCGCTGGCGGGGGAACGGATTCTCGATGCCTGCGCCGCCCCGGGCGGCAAGACGACGGAAATCGCCGCCCTGACGGAGGGCCGTGCGCGCATCCTGGCCCTCGATATCCACCCGAAACGGGTGGCCCTGATCGCGGCGG from Desulfuromonadales bacterium harbors:
- the htpX gene encoding zinc metalloprotease HtpX, with the protein product MNTLRTIILMTLLTLVLMLAGGAMGGRGGALFALIMAGVMNLGSYWFSDKIVIRMYRGQEVADGPLFEVVQELCQRNRLPMPKVYILPQPTPNAFATGRNPQHAAVAATEGILQILSREELLGVMAHEMSHVKHRDILIGSVAATIAGAIAYLAHMAQWAMIFGGGRDDEDSNPIGLILMMIFAPIAAMLVQMAISRSREYEADKGGAQMCGNPFYLASALRKLEAANTRRPMPQTNEATAHMFIVNPLRGDGLKALFSTHPPVEERVRRLESLQLG
- the rsmB gene encoding 16S rRNA (cytosine(967)-C(5))-methyltransferase RsmB gives rise to the protein MKNIDPRQLAFDILNRVEAGAFSDLALDAVLVREREMDPRDRGLLTELVYGVLRQRGPLDFVLARFCSQPLAKVEPKVLNLLRLGAYQLLFLDRVPAPAAVDETVEAARRAGLARATGFINGILRSLLRARDGKALPDPAGDPLSYLEHALSLPGWLASRWLAELGREEAFALADALRQPAPFALRVNTLRTDREAFLEGLARTGFEAVPTSFAPEGVIVAGRGAKRLPGADEGWFQVQDEASMLIPHLLAPLAGERILDACAAPGGKTTEIAALTEGRARILALDIHPKRVALIAAGARRLHSSGIETRCWDLTAPPEFLPPGSFDRVLVDAPCSGLGVLRRNPEIRWRRTEAEIRQMATLQQTILRNVAGLVRPGGVLLYSLCTLTPEETEGVVAAFLDGHPEFVREDLRTIFPEWLELFDDQGALRTFPHRHGGMDAFFAVRFRKNQ